One region of Halocalculus aciditolerans genomic DNA includes:
- the nreA gene encoding DNA repair protein NreA: MRLDDYIEGLEPDEEFERRRLVEEKSYAVLDYLDDVQANFEAVQQGDSLYGATAPSVFVGRSSYPNVSAGILSPVADEEQAENYATSGAWYEDGLGIDNVLQYRTGLLNSRRSASVNVEDVWDGFVGVQREVAIADRPVNVEIGLDSTPEFDPEQYTQPVANAPSGPSATAESADLAENPHVSRYVEKTLEDDDWQAQGAMTYLYRRGLDVYEINRVLSVGALGQGQNRRLVPTRWSITAVDDTLGKYLRGSIRDNPSVDEVSVHVNEYMGNRYWVVLAPGRWEYELVEMKSPGSIWNPDATGEVWMGSASEGYEGRSGYVEETAGAYYASRLGVLEYLDDIGRQAKAIVLREVSDDYWAPVGVWQVRESVRNAFDGDPGEAETFHGALREIEPHLPVSWSDLRRKSALVSGVQSSISDW; encoded by the coding sequence ATGCGGCTGGACGACTACATCGAGGGGCTCGAACCGGACGAGGAGTTCGAGCGCCGGCGGCTCGTCGAGGAGAAGTCGTACGCCGTGCTCGACTATCTCGACGACGTGCAGGCGAACTTCGAAGCCGTCCAGCAGGGCGACTCGCTCTACGGCGCGACCGCGCCCTCGGTGTTCGTGGGGCGGTCGTCGTATCCGAACGTCTCCGCGGGAATCCTCTCGCCCGTCGCCGACGAGGAGCAGGCGGAGAACTACGCGACGAGCGGGGCGTGGTACGAGGACGGATTAGGCATCGACAACGTCCTCCAGTACCGCACTGGATTACTGAACTCGCGGCGGTCGGCGTCGGTGAACGTCGAGGACGTCTGGGACGGGTTCGTGGGCGTGCAGCGCGAGGTCGCAATCGCGGACCGCCCGGTGAACGTCGAAATCGGCCTCGACTCGACGCCGGAGTTCGACCCCGAGCAGTACACACAGCCGGTGGCGAACGCGCCGTCCGGGCCGTCGGCGACCGCCGAATCCGCCGACCTCGCCGAGAACCCCCACGTATCTCGGTACGTCGAGAAGACGCTGGAGGACGACGACTGGCAGGCGCAGGGCGCGATGACGTATCTCTACCGCCGCGGCCTCGACGTCTACGAGATCAACCGAGTGCTCTCCGTCGGCGCGCTCGGCCAGGGACAGAACCGGCGGCTCGTTCCGACCCGGTGGTCCATCACGGCCGTCGACGACACGCTCGGGAAGTACCTCCGCGGGAGCATCCGCGACAACCCGAGCGTGGACGAGGTGAGCGTGCACGTGAACGAGTACATGGGGAACCGCTACTGGGTGGTGCTCGCGCCGGGTCGCTGGGAGTACGAGCTCGTGGAGATGAAGAGCCCGGGGAGCATCTGGAACCCGGACGCCACCGGCGAGGTGTGGATGGGGTCGGCGAGCGAGGGCTACGAGGGCCGCTCGGGCTACGTCGAGGAGACGGCGGGCGCGTACTACGCGTCCCGCCTCGGCGTCCTCGAATATTTAGATGACATCGGCCGGCAGGCGAAAGCCATCGTCCTCCGCGAGGTCTCCGACGACTACTGGGCTCCGGTCGGCGTCTGGCAGGTCCGCGAGAGCGTGCGGAACGCCTTCGACGGCGACCCCGGCGAGGCCGAAACCTTCCACGGCGCGCTCCGAGAAATCGAACCCCACCTCCCCGTCTCCTGGAGCGACCTACGAAGAAAATCCGCCCTCGTCTCCGGCGTGCAGTCGTCCATCAGCGACTGGTAG